One Brassica napus cultivar Da-Ae chromosome C2, Da-Ae, whole genome shotgun sequence DNA window includes the following coding sequences:
- the LOC106425631 gene encoding plasmodesmata-located protein 2-like, translating to MSPINTIIAISVVIAAASLIRNFSSPSDNTFLYYHHCTQPNYFRGSSFCSKYLPGSSYDSNVNSLLTSLVNSANIFTYDHFTVGTYGKTVHGMHHCRSDLSTRSDDCARCVAQAARILQSLCGGASGGALLLEGCFVEYKNTKFLGVANKTLLARICGTPWGYSPDELTKTSKMVSFVVDADSVPYRASIGEVAFCIHESLSGIGVPHGVLGDTWRHLELKKECLEWSLGEQGMGATSPERHSEVALITLLERPNQSDREKSLAVSSLGDARTSPERPLGATQRGRSSWERRYGSDREKSLAVSSPGDARTSPERPLAATQRGRSRSLERLVGATG from the exons ATGTCACCGATAAACACAATTATTGCCATCTCCGTCGTCATCGCAGCCGCATCTCTTATCAGAAACTTCTCATCTCCTTCCGACAATACTTTTCTTTACTACCACCATTGTACGCAACCAAACTACTTTCGAGGATCGTCTTTTTGCTCCAAGTACCTTCCCGGATCATCTTACGACTCAAATGTCAACTCGCTACTCACCTCGCTCGTAAACTCAGCTAATATCTTTACATACGACCATTTCACTGTCGGAACCTACGGCAAAACCGTCCACGGGATGCACCACTGCCGCAGCGACCTCTCCACACGTTCCGATGATTGCGCTAGATGCGTCGCGCAAGCTGCTCGCATACTACAAAGTCTCTGCGGGGGCGCGTCCGGCGGCGCGTTGCTGCTTGAAGGTTGTTTCGTGGAGTATAAGAACACTAAGTTCCTAGGCGTGGCGAATAAGACGTTGCTGGCTAGGATATGCGGGACACCGTGGGGGTATAGCCCGGACGAGTTGACTAAGACCAGTAAGATGGTGAGTTTCGTAGTGGACGCCGATAGCGTACCTTACAGAGCTTCAATAGGAGag gttgcattttgcatacatgagtccttatcaggtattggagtaccacatggagttcttggagacacttggaggcatttggagctcaaaaaggagtgtttagaatggtcattgggcgagcaaggcatgggagcgaccagtccggagcgacacagcgaggtcgctctgATCACCCTACTGGAGCGACCtaaccagagcgacagggagaagtcgctcgcggtttcatcactcggagaTGCGAGAacaagcccggagcgacctctcggagcgacacagcgaggtcgctccagctgggagcgacgttatgggagcgacagggagaagtcgctcgcggtttcatcacccggagacgcgagaacgagcccggagcgacctctcgcagcgacacagcgaggtcgctcccgaagcctggagcgacttgtcggagcgacgggcTGA
- the LOC106425638 gene encoding plasmodesmata-located protein 6-like encodes MSATIAIISISVVIAAVYLLTNFAFPTVEPLVYYHYCSPPKYFPGSSSRSNVDSLLNMFVNSASIYSYNNLTVNGNYGLHQCRGDLSSNECVSCVTQAVSLLRSDSFGESGCALQLEGCLVKYDNVMFFGVADTTAMVMSCGKPAGYKYKSDELTQAKVLVDVVASSGTSYRVERSGKAQAVAQCTGDLSATDCQDCLMEAIQRLKLQPFCGTSTWSDVYLAKCYVGYSSSGSIGQEFKKGIRAKHVATQRNLFYQKTSYVLSKLKSLLTYVLYFFAIVMLKIVYDLFLS; translated from the exons ATGTCAGCGACAATAGCAATTATCTCGATCTCCGTCGTCATCGCAGCCGTATATCTTCTCACAAATTTTGCATTTCCCACCGTAGAGCCGTTAGTCTACTACCACTACTGCTCTCCACCAAAGTACTTTCCAGGATCGTCTTCCAGGTCAAATGTCGACTCGCTACTCAACATGTTCGTAAACTCAGCTTCTATCTACTCATACAACAACCTCACCGTCAACGGAAACTACGGGCTACACCAGTGCCGGGGTGATCTCTCCTCCAATGAGTGCGTTAGTTGTGTCACGCAAGCTGTTAGCCTGCTCCGAAGTgacagctttggtgagagcGGCTGCGCTTTACAGCTCGAAGGCTGCTTAGTGAAGTACGATAACGTTATGTTCTTTGGAGTGGCGGATACGACGGCTATGGTTATGAGTTGCGGAAAACCGGCTGGGTATAAGTATAAGTCGGACGAGTTGACTCAGGCTAAGGTGTTGGTGGACGTGGTTGCAAGTAGTGGTACGTCCTACAGAGTGGAGAGGTCAGGGAAAGCGCAAGCTGTAGCGCAGTGCACCGGAGATCTCAGTGCAACGGATTGTCAAGACTGTTTGATGGAAGCGATCCAACGGCTGAAACTTCAACCGTTTTGCGGAACAAGCACTTGGAGTGACGTTTACTTAGCCAAGTGCTACGTTGGTTACTCGTCAAGTGGATCCATCGGCCAAG AGTTTAAGAAAGGGATACGGGCTAAGCACGTGGCCACCCAAAGGAACCTCTTTTATCAGAAGACATCATATGTACTATCTAAACTTAAATCACTATTGACCTacgttttgtatttttttgctATTGTTATGTTAAAAATAGTGTATGATCTTTTTCTCTCGTGA
- the LOC106382689 gene encoding plasmodesmata-located protein 6-like isoform X1, with protein sequence MASPKEMSLIKPVISIAVAIVAVYFLTNWLYPSVNPLVYYHQCSAPKYFTGAAIKPNVNSLLSMFVNSASIYTYNNLTVNGNYGLHQCRGDLTSDECVSCVTQAVRLLQSNSVGETGCALQLEGCLVKYDNVVFFGVADKTAMVMSCGTPAGYKYKSDELAQANALVDKVVANSGTSYRVERSGEAQAVAQCTGDLSATDCQDCLMEAIQRLKLQPFCGTSTWGDVYLAKCYVGYSSHGAVGEEFKKGIRAKHVAAQRNLLYMRTTSLFDLIKSLWSYFFYVLVLGILFFMCVFLLE encoded by the exons ATGGCATCGCCGAAAGAGATGTCATTGATAAAACCAGTTATCTCGATCGCTGTCGCCATCGTAGCCGTATATTTTCTCACAAACTGGCTATATCCCTCTGTGAATCCATTAGTCTACTACCACCAATGCTCTGCACCAAAGTACTTCACCGGAGCGGCTATCAAGCCAAATGTCAACTCGCTACTCAGCATGTTCGTAAACTCAGCTTCTATCTACACATACAACAATCTCACTGTCAACGGAAACTACGGACTGCACCAGTGCCGGGGTGATCTAACCTCCGATGAGTGCGTAAGTTGTGTAACTCAAGCTGTTCGCCTGCTCCAAAGTAACAGCGTAGGCGAGACCGGCTGCGCATTGCAGCTCGAAGGCTGTTTAGTGAAGTACGACAACGTTGTGTTCTTTGGCGTGGCCGATAAGACGGCCATGGTTATGAGTTGCGGGACACCGGCTGGGTATAAATATAAGTCGGACGAGTTGGCTCAGGCTAATGCGTTGGTTGATAAAGTGGTTGCAAATAGTGGTACGTCATACAGAGTGGAGAGGTCAGGGGAAGCGCAAGCTGTAGCGCAGTGCACCGGTGATCTTAGTGCAACCGATTGTCAAGACTGTTTGATGGAAGCGATCCAACGGCTGAAACTTCAACCGTTTTGCGGAACAAGCACTTGGGGTGACGTCTACTTAGCCAAGTGCTACGTTGGTTACTCGTCGCATGGAGCCGTCGGTGAAG AGTTCAAGAAAGGGATTCGGGCTAAGCACGTGGCGGCCCAAAGGAATTTGTTATATATGAGGACAACAAGTTTATTTGATCTAATTAAATCATTATGGTCAtactttttttatgttttggttttgggtatattattttttatgtgtgtttttttgCTCGAATGA
- the LOC106382689 gene encoding plasmodesmata-located protein 6-like isoform X2, with product MASPKEMSLIKPVISIAVAIVAVYFLTNWLYPSVNPLVYYHQCSAPKYFTGAAIKPNVNSLLSMFVNSASIYTYNNLTVNGNYGLHQCRGDLTSDECVSCVTQAVRLLQSNSVGETGCALQLEGCLVKYDNVVFFGVADKTAMVMSCGTPAGYKYKSDELAQANALVDKVVANSGTSYRVERSGEAQAVAQCTGDLSATDCQDCLMEAIQRLKLQPFCGTSTWGDVYLAKCYVGYSSHGAVGEGKGFGLSTWRPKGICYI from the exons ATGGCATCGCCGAAAGAGATGTCATTGATAAAACCAGTTATCTCGATCGCTGTCGCCATCGTAGCCGTATATTTTCTCACAAACTGGCTATATCCCTCTGTGAATCCATTAGTCTACTACCACCAATGCTCTGCACCAAAGTACTTCACCGGAGCGGCTATCAAGCCAAATGTCAACTCGCTACTCAGCATGTTCGTAAACTCAGCTTCTATCTACACATACAACAATCTCACTGTCAACGGAAACTACGGACTGCACCAGTGCCGGGGTGATCTAACCTCCGATGAGTGCGTAAGTTGTGTAACTCAAGCTGTTCGCCTGCTCCAAAGTAACAGCGTAGGCGAGACCGGCTGCGCATTGCAGCTCGAAGGCTGTTTAGTGAAGTACGACAACGTTGTGTTCTTTGGCGTGGCCGATAAGACGGCCATGGTTATGAGTTGCGGGACACCGGCTGGGTATAAATATAAGTCGGACGAGTTGGCTCAGGCTAATGCGTTGGTTGATAAAGTGGTTGCAAATAGTGGTACGTCATACAGAGTGGAGAGGTCAGGGGAAGCGCAAGCTGTAGCGCAGTGCACCGGTGATCTTAGTGCAACCGATTGTCAAGACTGTTTGATGGAAGCGATCCAACGGCTGAAACTTCAACCGTTTTGCGGAACAAGCACTTGGGGTGACGTCTACTTAGCCAAGTGCTACGTTGGTTACTCGTCGCATGGAGCCGTCGGTGAAG GAAAGGGATTCGGGCTAAGCACGTGGCGGCCCAAAGGAATTTGTTATATATGA
- the LOC106378989 gene encoding F-box protein At5g25290: protein MDTPPNCDRGHWSELPMDLLRCLLERLSFVDFHCAKMVCSNWYLCSKQTLGSKAGSPMLIMSEKEGSYRLYNPEEDRVYEAKSNYRFLGSSGKWFLVVDSRSDLHIINVFSNERIRLPPLETVKSSLYKIERLGGDKGFNEFIIIEHEKFSSGNLVTAEDLRAVLWVDEKKGDYFVVWRFEECPYLRFCKKGDVHYHEISTRFDVQSGGLKDVVLKGNSLYVQTEHGYIRHLDLSGQHSFEDVWVINWHPVRMGGYRIISFSNNFAVTTSGEVLSVLAITSESSFERNRTFHLYKKQDTKLIKVDSLGDEALFLDFGITVPADHTLGIEPNSIYFTRDDRFRHKRVSCIDICVYNLATKTIKRFPSLYNLKLKDAQWFLPS, encoded by the coding sequence ATGGATACTCCTCCTAACTGCGACCGCGGGCATTGGTCGGAGCTCCCAATGGACTTGTTGAGATGCCTGTTGGAACGTTTGAGTTTTGTAGATTTCCACTGTGCTAAGATGGTGTGTTCGAACTGGTACTTGTGTTCCAAGCAGACGTTGGGGTCAAAAGCCGGATCTCCAATGCTGATAATGTCTGAAAAAGAGGGTAGTTATCGTCTGTACAACCCAGAGGAAGATAGGGTTTATGAGGCGAAAAGTAACTATCGATTCCTAGGAAGCTCAGGTAAGTGGTTCCTTGTTGTAGATTCCAGATCAGATCTACATATCATAAACGTGTTTAGCAATGAGAGGATCCGTCTTCCACCTCTAGAGACAGTCAAGAGTTCTCTTTATAAGATTGAGCGATTAGGAGGAGATAAGGGGTTCAATGAGTTTATTATTATTGAACATGAGAAGTTCTCTTCTGGGAATCTAGTAACTGCTGAAGATCTGAGAGCTGTGTTGTGGGTAGACGAGAAGAAGGGTGACTACTTTGTTGTGTGGCGTTTTGAAGAATGTCCGTATCTAAGATTTTGCAAGAAAGGGGATGTTCATTACCATGAGATTTCAACACGGTTCGATGTACAGTCCGGAGGCCTAAAAGATGTGGTACTTAAAGGTAACAGTCTTTACGTCCAAACGGAACATGGCTACATTCGACACCTGGATTTGTCGGGACAACATAGTTTTGAGGATGTGTGGGTGATCAATTGGCATCCAGTGAGAATGGGAGGATACAGGATCATCTCATTTAGCAATAACTTTGCTGTTACAACATCAGGAGAGGTTTTGTCGGTCCTTGCAATAACTTCCGAGTCTAGCTTTGAAAGGAATAGGACGTTCCACCTCTACAAGAAGCAAGACACCAAGCTTATTAAGGTGGATTCTCTAGGCGATGAGGCCTTGTTTCTCGATTTTGGTATCACCGTGCCTGCTGACCACACCCTTGGTATTGAGCCAAACTCCATCTATTTCACCCGTGATGACCGTTTCCGTCACAAGAGAGTTTCATGTATTGACATATGTGTCTACAATCTTGCAACAAAGACCATCAAACGCTTCCCTAGTCTCTATAACTTAAAGCTCAAGGATGCTCAATGGTTTCTCCcctcttga
- the LOC106404356 gene encoding calcineurin B-like protein 4 isoform X2: protein MGCSLSKKKKIAIPPPGYEDPDLLASVTPFTAAEVEVLYELFKKLSSSIIEDGLIHKEEFQLALLGNRNRNNLFADRIFDVFDVKRNGVIEFGEFVRSLGVFHPNAPVHEKIKFAFKLYDLRQTGFIEREELKEMVIALLHESELVLSEDMIEVMVDKAFTETDRNNDGKIDVDEWKDLVSMNPSLIKNMTLPYLK from the exons ATGGGCTGCTCTctgtcgaagaagaagaaaattgcAATACCACCGCCGGGATATGAGGATCCGGACCTTCTTGCATCCGTTACGCCGT TTACGGCAGCAGAAGTTGAAGTTTTGTACGAATTGTTCAAAAAACTAAGCAGCTCAATCATCGAGGACGGTCTTATTCATAAG GAAGAGTTTCAGCTGGCTTTACTCGGAAACAGGAACCGGAACAATCTTTTCGCTGATCGG atatttgatgtatttgatGTGAAACGTAATGGAGTGATCGAGTTTGGTGAATTTGTTCGGTCTTTAGGTGTCTTCCATCCAAATGCACCTGTCCATGAAAAGATCAAAT TTGCTTTCAAATTGTACGATCTAAGGCAAACTGGATTCATCGAGCGAGAAGAA TTGAAAGAGATGGTAATAGCGCTTCTTCACGAATCTGAACTTGTTCTTTCTGAAGATATGATCGAAGTAATGGTGGATAAG GCGTTTACTGAAACAGATCGCAACAATGACGGGAAAATTGATGTAGATGAGTGGAAAGATCTTGTGTCCATGAATCCGTCGCTCATCAAAAACATGACTTTGCCCTATCTAAAGTGA
- the LOC106404356 gene encoding calcineurin B-like protein 4 isoform X1, with product MGCSLSKKKKIAIPPPGYEDPDLLASVTPFTAAEVEVLYELFKKLSSSIIEDGLIHKEEFQLALLGNRNRNNLFADRIFDVFDVKRNGVIEFGEFVRSLGVFHPNAPVHEKIKFAFKLYDLRQTGFIEREELKEMVIALLHESELVLSEDMIEVMVDKAFTETDRNNDGKIDVDEWKDLVSMNPSLIKNMTLPYLKDIKATFPSFVLSSEDEELELQNLYF from the exons ATGGGCTGCTCTctgtcgaagaagaagaaaattgcAATACCACCGCCGGGATATGAGGATCCGGACCTTCTTGCATCCGTTACGCCGT TTACGGCAGCAGAAGTTGAAGTTTTGTACGAATTGTTCAAAAAACTAAGCAGCTCAATCATCGAGGACGGTCTTATTCATAAG GAAGAGTTTCAGCTGGCTTTACTCGGAAACAGGAACCGGAACAATCTTTTCGCTGATCGG atatttgatgtatttgatGTGAAACGTAATGGAGTGATCGAGTTTGGTGAATTTGTTCGGTCTTTAGGTGTCTTCCATCCAAATGCACCTGTCCATGAAAAGATCAAAT TTGCTTTCAAATTGTACGATCTAAGGCAAACTGGATTCATCGAGCGAGAAGAA TTGAAAGAGATGGTAATAGCGCTTCTTCACGAATCTGAACTTGTTCTTTCTGAAGATATGATCGAAGTAATGGTGGATAAG GCGTTTACTGAAACAGATCGCAACAATGACGGGAAAATTGATGTAGATGAGTGGAAAGATCTTGTGTCCATGAATCCGTCGCTCATCAAAAACATGACTTTGCCCTATCTAAA GGACATAAAGGCGACGTTTCCAAGTTTTGTTTTATCTAGTGAAGACGAAGAACTGGAGTTGCAAAACCTATATTTCTAA
- the LOC125582010 gene encoding GDSL esterase/lipase At4g10955-like isoform X2, whose translation MEEEDDMVKEGLMASPREIFSISGPIHLTSIDWNNSYHRTSVASCLVQAVYTLERDRQQNRIGLKSQAHHWWEFFNFTLAETLIDQSDGSIYGAVFQYKLFSYNYHNTPYSKTPPFHVIAFRGTIMKPHSRSRDLRLDLRCVRDSLHDSTRFVHAIEVIKTAVAKTGNAAVWLAGHSLGAAVALLAGKIMTRSGFPLECYLFNPPFSSIPIEKLVKSEKLKHGVRFAGSLVKAGVAIAVKGRHHHNKGQEDDSFMKLASWIPYLYVNPLDPICSEYIGYFNHRNKMFEIGAGKIERIATRNSLRSLLTGGGGGGGGGGGGSSCSDSTSEPLHLLPSAYMTINTSKSPDFKRAHGIHQWWDPMFNGEYVLHQFNQ comes from the exons atggaagaagaagatgatatggTGAAAGAGGGGTTAATGGCCTCTCCAAGAGAAATCTTCAGCATTTCTGGTCCCATTCATCTAACTTCCATTGACTg GAATAATTCGTACCACAGAACCTCGGTGGCATCATGTTTGGTGCAAGCAGTGTACACACTGGAACGAGACAGACAGCAAAACAGGATTGGTCTCAAGTCACAAGCACATCATTGGTGGGAGTTTTTCAACTTCACTTTAGCCGAAACCCTAATCGACCAATCAGATGGATCCATATACGGCGCCGTTTTCCAGTACAAACTATTTTCTTACAACTACCATAATACCCCTTATTCGAAAACACCTCCTTTTCACGTGATCGCGTTCCGCGGCACGATCATGAAGCCGCACTCTCGGTCACGTGACCTTAGGCTCGACCTACGCTGCGTCCGAGACAGCCTCCACGACAGCACAAGATTCGTGCATGCGATAGAAGTGATCAAAACCGCGGTGGCTAAAACCGGCAATGCAGCCGTGTGGCTCGCCGGACATTCTCTTGGAGCTGCCGTGGCTTTGCTAGCCGGGAAGATTATGACGAGGTCTGGTTTTCCTCTCGAGTGTTACCTTTTCAATCCTCCTTTCTCATCTATTCCGATAGAGAAGCTAGTGAAGAGCGAGAAGCTTAAACATGGAGTTAGATTTGCCGGAAGTCTTGTCAAAGCCGGAGTAGCCATTGCTGTCAAGGGTCGCCACCATCACAATAAG GGTCAAGAAGACGATTCGTTTATGAAACTAGCATCATGGATACCTTATTTGTATGTGAATCCTTTAGATCCAATCTGCTCAGAATACATTGGTTACTTCAACCACAGAAACAAAATGTTTGAGATAGGAGCTGGAAAAATCGAGAGGATCGCTACGAGGAACTCACTTAGGAGTCTGTTGACGGGagggggaggaggaggaggaggaggaggaggaggaagctcGTGTTCGGATTCTACATCGGAACCTCTTCATCTTTTACCATCTGCGTATATGACGATAAACACTAGCAAATCCCCTGATTTTAAGAGGGCTCATGGGATCCATCAATGGTGGGATCCCATGTTCAATGGTGAATATGTTTTGCATCAGTTTAATCAATGA
- the LOC125582010 gene encoding GDSL esterase/lipase At4g10955-like isoform X1, producing the protein MFDQVEKHMEEEDDMVKEGLMASPREIFSISGPIHLTSIDWNNSYHRTSVASCLVQAVYTLERDRQQNRIGLKSQAHHWWEFFNFTLAETLIDQSDGSIYGAVFQYKLFSYNYHNTPYSKTPPFHVIAFRGTIMKPHSRSRDLRLDLRCVRDSLHDSTRFVHAIEVIKTAVAKTGNAAVWLAGHSLGAAVALLAGKIMTRSGFPLECYLFNPPFSSIPIEKLVKSEKLKHGVRFAGSLVKAGVAIAVKGRHHHNKGQEDDSFMKLASWIPYLYVNPLDPICSEYIGYFNHRNKMFEIGAGKIERIATRNSLRSLLTGGGGGGGGGGGGSSCSDSTSEPLHLLPSAYMTINTSKSPDFKRAHGIHQWWDPMFNGEYVLHQFNQ; encoded by the exons ATGTTTGATCAGGTAGAGAAACacatggaagaagaagatgatatggTGAAAGAGGGGTTAATGGCCTCTCCAAGAGAAATCTTCAGCATTTCTGGTCCCATTCATCTAACTTCCATTGACTg GAATAATTCGTACCACAGAACCTCGGTGGCATCATGTTTGGTGCAAGCAGTGTACACACTGGAACGAGACAGACAGCAAAACAGGATTGGTCTCAAGTCACAAGCACATCATTGGTGGGAGTTTTTCAACTTCACTTTAGCCGAAACCCTAATCGACCAATCAGATGGATCCATATACGGCGCCGTTTTCCAGTACAAACTATTTTCTTACAACTACCATAATACCCCTTATTCGAAAACACCTCCTTTTCACGTGATCGCGTTCCGCGGCACGATCATGAAGCCGCACTCTCGGTCACGTGACCTTAGGCTCGACCTACGCTGCGTCCGAGACAGCCTCCACGACAGCACAAGATTCGTGCATGCGATAGAAGTGATCAAAACCGCGGTGGCTAAAACCGGCAATGCAGCCGTGTGGCTCGCCGGACATTCTCTTGGAGCTGCCGTGGCTTTGCTAGCCGGGAAGATTATGACGAGGTCTGGTTTTCCTCTCGAGTGTTACCTTTTCAATCCTCCTTTCTCATCTATTCCGATAGAGAAGCTAGTGAAGAGCGAGAAGCTTAAACATGGAGTTAGATTTGCCGGAAGTCTTGTCAAAGCCGGAGTAGCCATTGCTGTCAAGGGTCGCCACCATCACAATAAG GGTCAAGAAGACGATTCGTTTATGAAACTAGCATCATGGATACCTTATTTGTATGTGAATCCTTTAGATCCAATCTGCTCAGAATACATTGGTTACTTCAACCACAGAAACAAAATGTTTGAGATAGGAGCTGGAAAAATCGAGAGGATCGCTACGAGGAACTCACTTAGGAGTCTGTTGACGGGagggggaggaggaggaggaggaggaggaggaggaagctcGTGTTCGGATTCTACATCGGAACCTCTTCATCTTTTACCATCTGCGTATATGACGATAAACACTAGCAAATCCCCTGATTTTAAGAGGGCTCATGGGATCCATCAATGGTGGGATCCCATGTTCAATGGTGAATATGTTTTGCATCAGTTTAATCAATGA
- the LOC125582011 gene encoding uncharacterized protein LOC125582011 — MKRIPRIKFPQRHSPSSSSAISSGPGPTSGSVSGGNKNITASSDVPAAPKNTAVGGKASLQPKRTPVSDKEIESIMLGGCI; from the exons ATGAAGAGAATTCCTCGTATCAAGTTTCCTCAGAGACACTCTCCTTCTTCCTCATCTGCTATATCCTCAG GTCCTGGACCAACGTCGGGATCTGTCTCCGGCGGCAACAAAAATATCACGGCGAGTTCAGATGTCCCGGCAGCTCCGAAGAACACTGCTGTTGGAGGAAAAGCATCTTTGCAGCCGAAACGCACACCTGTCTCCGACAAGGAAATCGAGTCTATAATG TTGGGAGGATGCATCtga